One genomic segment of Desulfocapsa sulfexigens DSM 10523 includes these proteins:
- the gdhA gene encoding NADP-specific glutamate dehydrogenase, whose product MNDIISLIKSKDPEQREFHQAVEEVMASVQPVLERNPEYRQQAVLARVTEPERVIMFRVPWMDDDGQVHVNRGFRVEMNSAIGPYKGGLRFHPSVNIGIIKFLAFEQVFKNSLTTLAMGGGKGGSDFNPKGKSDAEVMRFCQAFMAELFRHIGPNTDIPAGDIGVGAREIGFLFGMYKKLRNEFTGVLTGKSLNWGGSLIRPEATGYGTVYFAAEMLATRGETLEGKTCLVSGSGNVAQFLTEKVLDLGGKVLTLSDSSGYIYDEEGIDREKLAFVQHLKNIRRGRIGEYAETYRNAVYTPLDPLLDHNPLWNHTADCAFPCATQNEINEVDGKNLVNNGVQLISEGANMPSVPAAADLFVEHRLLYAPGKAANAGGVAVSGLEMAQNSMRLSWPRGEVDDRLKQIMHSIHKTCVDAGESYGVQGNYVAGANIAGFVKVVNAMLDQGLV is encoded by the coding sequence TCCAGAACAACGTGAATTTCATCAGGCAGTTGAAGAAGTTATGGCCTCAGTACAGCCAGTGCTTGAGCGTAACCCCGAGTACCGGCAACAGGCGGTTCTGGCACGTGTGACGGAGCCGGAGAGGGTTATTATGTTTCGCGTTCCCTGGATGGATGACGATGGACAGGTTCATGTGAACCGCGGATTCCGGGTGGAGATGAACTCTGCCATCGGCCCCTACAAAGGAGGTCTGCGTTTTCATCCTTCTGTGAATATCGGGATTATAAAATTTCTCGCATTTGAGCAGGTCTTTAAGAATTCGTTAACCACTCTTGCCATGGGTGGTGGAAAAGGCGGCTCCGATTTTAATCCAAAGGGGAAGTCCGATGCTGAGGTGATGCGCTTTTGCCAGGCCTTTATGGCTGAACTGTTTCGCCATATCGGGCCGAATACCGATATACCCGCAGGAGATATAGGGGTGGGAGCCCGTGAAATCGGTTTTCTTTTTGGAATGTATAAAAAACTCCGTAACGAGTTCACCGGTGTCCTCACCGGAAAGAGTCTGAATTGGGGTGGAAGTTTGATTCGTCCCGAGGCCACGGGCTATGGAACAGTTTATTTTGCGGCCGAGATGCTTGCTACCCGTGGGGAAACTCTCGAGGGGAAAACCTGCCTTGTTTCCGGGTCTGGAAATGTGGCGCAGTTTCTTACGGAAAAAGTACTTGATCTGGGCGGGAAGGTACTGACTCTTTCTGATTCATCCGGGTATATTTATGATGAAGAGGGCATTGACCGTGAGAAACTTGCCTTTGTCCAGCACTTGAAAAACATCAGACGGGGCCGTATCGGCGAATATGCTGAGACGTATCGGAATGCCGTTTATACACCTCTTGACCCCTTACTGGATCATAATCCACTCTGGAATCATACGGCTGACTGTGCCTTTCCCTGTGCCACCCAGAATGAAATCAATGAGGTGGACGGGAAAAACCTTGTGAATAATGGGGTTCAGCTGATCAGTGAAGGTGCCAATATGCCGTCGGTTCCTGCTGCTGCTGATCTCTTTGTTGAACATCGTCTCCTCTATGCTCCGGGGAAGGCTGCCAATGCAGGAGGTGTGGCGGTGTCAGGTCTTGAAATGGCCCAGAATTCCATGCGTCTCTCCTGGCCCAGAGGAGAGGTTGATGATCGTTTGAAACAGATTATGCATTCCATACACAAAACCTGTGTGGACGCAGGGGAGAGTTATGGTGTCCAGGGAAATTATGTTGCAGGGGCAAATATCGCAGGCTTTGTAAAAGTTGTGAATGCCATGCTGGACCAGGGACTGGTGTAA